One genomic window of Prosthecobacter algae includes the following:
- a CDS encoding heavy metal translocating P-type ATPase has product MSKEDTHSPESKSHGSCEHGHDDTHLPRNALVIASGALLGSGMLLQWLKLGPMLLHTSCFAFATLAGGLLVFPAAFKALKKIRLDMNVLMTVAVTGAWLVGEGAEGAAVVFLFALSELLESWSVGRARRAIASLLKLTPQTTLVRDADGVTQEMPVAEVVVGAEISVRSGSSVPLDGEVITGESAVNQAPITGESVPVEKKPGDPVFAGTINGEGSLTVRVTKAASDSTLARIIKLVEEAEEQKAPTQRFVDKFAAIYTPATFIVALLVALLPPLFMGGAWSEWTYRALVLLVIACPCALVIATPVSIVSGLTALARRGVLIKGGAYLEAVGKLRALAVDKTGTITQGRPQITRVIPIGDIAEEDVLRRAAAIDVHSEHPLAKAVVVAAQAKGITWIESSQYKSVTGRGATAIIDGHPHFIGNHKMAHELGLCSPEIEARLTEIENKGQSLAILGHAPHEGCNGKVLGILSIGDTIRPEAANALALLHGAGIEKVVMLSGDNQRTVDAIARLAGIDEAYGDLMPEQKIEHIRRLMTEHHYVGMIGDGVNDAPALALASVGIAMGAIGSDTAIETADMALMKDDLTRVAEAIALGRRTLSIIQFNVTFALVVKAIFLILAFTGHTSLWLAILADTGATLLVIMNALRLLGAARTTKS; this is encoded by the coding sequence ATGAGCAAAGAAGACACACACTCCCCTGAATCCAAATCTCACGGCTCCTGCGAACATGGGCATGATGACACTCATCTGCCCCGCAATGCACTCGTCATCGCATCGGGGGCGCTGCTCGGGAGTGGGATGCTGTTGCAATGGCTGAAGCTAGGCCCCATGCTGCTGCATACGAGCTGCTTTGCATTCGCCACACTGGCTGGGGGTCTGCTTGTCTTTCCTGCCGCCTTCAAAGCGCTGAAAAAAATACGGCTCGATATGAACGTGCTCATGACTGTGGCCGTGACGGGCGCATGGCTCGTGGGAGAAGGGGCTGAAGGAGCGGCTGTGGTCTTTCTCTTTGCTCTGTCTGAATTGCTCGAGTCCTGGAGTGTGGGTCGTGCGCGACGTGCCATCGCCTCCCTGCTGAAACTCACGCCGCAGACCACGCTCGTGCGCGATGCCGATGGTGTTACCCAAGAAATGCCCGTGGCAGAAGTCGTCGTGGGAGCGGAGATCAGCGTGCGTAGCGGCAGCAGTGTTCCTTTAGATGGCGAGGTCATCACCGGTGAGTCTGCCGTGAATCAAGCGCCCATCACTGGCGAGTCCGTGCCAGTGGAAAAAAAGCCCGGTGATCCTGTGTTTGCGGGCACCATCAACGGCGAAGGCTCCCTCACCGTGCGTGTCACCAAAGCGGCAAGCGACAGCACTCTCGCCCGCATCATCAAGCTCGTGGAGGAAGCCGAAGAACAAAAGGCACCCACACAGCGCTTTGTGGACAAGTTTGCTGCCATCTATACACCCGCGACTTTTATAGTGGCCTTGTTAGTGGCCCTGCTGCCGCCATTGTTCATGGGTGGCGCTTGGTCCGAGTGGACTTACCGTGCACTCGTGCTGCTCGTCATTGCATGTCCCTGCGCTCTCGTCATCGCCACACCGGTGTCGATTGTATCCGGTCTCACCGCGCTCGCACGACGTGGCGTTCTCATCAAAGGCGGTGCTTATTTGGAAGCCGTGGGCAAGTTGCGTGCTCTCGCCGTGGACAAGACCGGCACCATCACGCAAGGCCGCCCCCAGATCACCCGCGTCATTCCCATTGGCGATATAGCAGAGGAAGATGTACTGCGTCGTGCCGCTGCCATTGATGTTCATTCCGAGCACCCGCTGGCGAAAGCCGTCGTCGTTGCTGCACAGGCCAAGGGTATCACCTGGATCGAGTCTTCTCAGTATAAATCCGTTACGGGTCGAGGAGCCACCGCCATTATTGACGGTCACCCACACTTCATAGGCAATCACAAAATGGCGCATGAGCTGGGGCTATGCAGTCCAGAGATCGAGGCCCGCCTAACTGAGATCGAAAACAAAGGCCAGTCGCTAGCCATCCTCGGCCACGCTCCGCATGAAGGCTGTAATGGCAAAGTGCTGGGTATTCTCAGCATAGGTGACACCATCCGGCCAGAAGCCGCCAATGCCCTCGCCCTGCTACATGGAGCGGGCATCGAAAAAGTTGTCATGCTCAGCGGCGACAATCAGCGCACCGTCGATGCCATCGCACGTCTTGCAGGCATTGACGAAGCCTATGGCGACCTCATGCCTGAGCAAAAGATCGAGCACATACGCCGCCTCATGACCGAGCATCACTACGTCGGCATGATTGGCGACGGAGTGAATGACGCTCCCGCGCTGGCCCTTGCAAGCGTCGGCATCGCCATGGGAGCCATCGGCAGCGACACAGCAATCGAAACCGCCGACATGGCCCTCATGAAAGACGACCTTACCCGCGTGGCCGAAGCCATCGCACTAGGCCGCCGGACCCTGAGCATCATTCAGTTCAACGTCACCTTCGCCCTTGTCGTAAAGGCCATCTTTCTCATCCTCGCCTTCACCGGTCACACCAGCCTGTGGCTTGCTATCCTGGCAGATACTGGCGCGACATTGCTCGTCATCATGAATGCCCTCCGGCTTCTTGGCGCTGCAAGAACTACCAAGTCGTAA
- a CDS encoding efflux RND transporter permease subunit, producing the protein MLNKMIHWSLSNRAVIIGLSVVLMVMGWRTGSKLPVEVLPDLTKPTVIILTEAPGLAPEEVEMRVTQPLESALMGVAGLTRLRSNSDVALSLVYAEFGWDTDIYKARMLVQERLQGVREQLPENVQPFMTPVASLMGEILLVGVRSTIKEGEPGYVPPSEVRSLADWTIKRRLQSISGIAEILNMGGGVKQIEIQPDPFKMQANNVSFDELEQSATEAANTTTGGFLNSGPTEIMVRNLAMTVQLNDISRTIIKKINDRPISIGDVANVAWGIEPMRGDATVSQSPEKSPTYGVIMSITKSPGFDTRKLTEEIKMALDELQSTYPKGMETTLLFQQKDFIDHAIGNLSEAIRDGAIMVTVVLFLFLLNFRTTFITLMAMPLSFGITLLVFQWFGISVNSMTLGGLAVAIGMVVDDAIVDVENVFRRLRENAALPTPHPRLKVIAKASGEVRNSILYATVLIILVFLPLLGLNGVEGKLFAPIAIATIISMIASFIVSLTAIPVLCSFLLNPKEGHEHKDGFITRNLKWLLERTLLRFALSQPVIVLAIAMVLLVGAFSLYPKMNKDFLPKFQEETALVAATTAPGTSLDEMNKISDVIEQQILSVPEVRKVGRRLGRAERGDHVVPVSTAEFDVDFREAEGAAKGEGRGRKAILDDITKKIKTVPGVFAVVSGPLADRIGHMLSGVSAPVAVKVFGPDLEKLRQIGIEIQTVSKSIPGFEDTKLDQTSYIPQLRIEADRDRAQAYGIAPGKLNEQLSALIGGKEVAELRDGQRAVNLVMRLPIEWRDSPEKIAELPVETGEGQRIPLSLVADVREAKGPNVIFRENSQRRFALGIKPSVRDVSNLVVRLKKEVAEKVKLPEGYFITFEGEFQAQEEATQRIVVFSSVVFVAVFLMLFGYFRSASLALQVLVNIPLALMGGLAFTYLKLNNISIATLVGFIAVGGVAARNGIMMISHYLHLMQHEGEGFTKKMVIRGTLERLVPVLMTALSAGIGLIPLVLAADQPGKEILHPVAVVIVGGLISSTFLDMAITPAMFWLLGRKAAAKAIELDAAASH; encoded by the coding sequence ATGTTGAACAAAATGATTCATTGGTCGCTCTCCAATCGGGCGGTCATCATCGGTCTGTCTGTCGTCCTTATGGTCATGGGGTGGCGCACGGGTTCAAAACTGCCGGTTGAAGTTTTACCGGATTTGACCAAGCCCACTGTCATCATCCTCACCGAAGCACCAGGCCTTGCGCCAGAAGAAGTGGAGATGCGTGTCACACAACCTTTGGAAAGCGCTCTAATGGGAGTTGCTGGACTGACACGCTTGCGTTCTAATTCGGATGTTGCCCTCTCTCTGGTTTATGCCGAGTTTGGTTGGGATACGGACATCTATAAGGCACGTATGCTTGTTCAGGAACGCCTCCAAGGCGTGCGTGAACAGTTGCCTGAAAACGTTCAGCCTTTCATGACGCCCGTGGCTTCATTGATGGGTGAAATCCTACTCGTCGGCGTACGCTCGACTATCAAAGAAGGCGAGCCGGGATACGTCCCGCCTAGCGAGGTGCGTTCTCTGGCTGACTGGACGATTAAACGGCGACTTCAAAGTATCTCAGGGATTGCCGAAATCCTCAACATGGGAGGCGGTGTCAAGCAGATCGAGATCCAGCCCGACCCATTCAAGATGCAGGCTAACAATGTCAGTTTTGATGAGCTGGAACAATCCGCGACTGAAGCTGCGAACACTACTACCGGAGGCTTTTTGAATTCCGGGCCTACGGAGATCATGGTGCGGAATCTTGCGATGACGGTCCAGCTGAATGACATTTCGCGCACGATCATCAAGAAGATCAATGACCGACCGATTTCCATCGGGGACGTAGCCAATGTAGCGTGGGGGATAGAGCCGATGCGTGGCGATGCAACTGTAAGTCAGTCTCCAGAAAAATCGCCGACCTATGGGGTCATTATGTCAATCACCAAATCTCCAGGGTTTGACACCCGCAAGCTGACTGAAGAGATCAAAATGGCCCTAGATGAGCTTCAATCGACCTATCCGAAAGGAATGGAGACGACCTTGCTCTTTCAGCAGAAGGACTTCATCGATCATGCCATTGGCAACCTTAGTGAGGCGATTCGCGATGGAGCGATCATGGTGACGGTTGTGTTGTTCCTATTCCTGCTAAATTTCCGCACCACCTTCATCACCCTAATGGCCATGCCGCTATCGTTTGGAATCACGCTTCTGGTGTTCCAATGGTTCGGCATCAGCGTCAATTCAATGACCCTAGGCGGACTAGCCGTGGCTATCGGCATGGTTGTGGATGACGCGATTGTGGATGTGGAAAACGTGTTCCGCCGGTTGCGCGAGAACGCCGCTCTGCCAACACCTCACCCGCGTCTGAAAGTGATCGCCAAAGCCTCCGGCGAAGTTCGAAATTCGATCCTTTACGCGACGGTGCTCATCATCCTCGTCTTCCTGCCTTTGCTTGGCTTGAACGGCGTGGAGGGCAAGCTATTCGCTCCTATTGCCATCGCCACGATCATTTCAATGATCGCTTCTTTCATCGTTTCACTAACCGCCATTCCGGTGCTGTGCTCGTTTCTGCTGAATCCCAAAGAAGGTCACGAGCACAAGGACGGTTTCATCACCCGAAATCTGAAGTGGCTGTTGGAGCGAACCCTGTTGCGTTTCGCTCTGAGCCAACCGGTGATTGTCCTCGCCATTGCCATGGTTTTGCTTGTGGGTGCGTTCTCTTTGTATCCGAAGATGAATAAGGACTTCCTGCCTAAATTCCAGGAAGAGACCGCTCTTGTTGCGGCCACGACAGCTCCTGGCACGTCGCTGGATGAGATGAACAAAATCTCGGACGTGATCGAGCAGCAAATCCTATCCGTGCCAGAAGTGCGGAAGGTCGGTCGTCGTCTGGGTCGTGCTGAACGTGGGGACCATGTGGTGCCGGTCTCTACAGCCGAGTTCGATGTCGATTTCCGTGAAGCAGAGGGCGCGGCCAAGGGCGAAGGTCGCGGCCGAAAAGCGATCCTGGATGACATCACAAAAAAGATCAAAACCGTCCCTGGCGTCTTTGCTGTGGTCAGTGGCCCGCTTGCGGACCGCATCGGTCACATGCTAAGCGGTGTCTCCGCACCTGTGGCTGTGAAAGTTTTTGGCCCTGACCTCGAAAAACTCCGTCAAATCGGCATTGAGATTCAAACCGTCTCAAAGAGCATTCCCGGTTTTGAGGATACTAAGCTTGATCAGACATCCTACATTCCTCAGCTGAGAATCGAAGCCGATCGTGACAGAGCTCAGGCTTATGGCATCGCACCAGGAAAGCTTAACGAACAACTGTCTGCTCTCATTGGCGGCAAGGAGGTTGCTGAGCTGCGTGACGGTCAACGCGCCGTGAATCTCGTCATGCGCCTTCCCATCGAGTGGCGTGATTCGCCGGAAAAGATTGCCGAACTTCCAGTCGAAACGGGTGAAGGGCAGCGGATTCCCCTGTCGCTTGTGGCTGATGTGCGAGAAGCCAAAGGGCCTAACGTTATCTTCCGGGAAAATAGCCAGCGTCGTTTTGCTTTAGGCATCAAGCCGAGTGTGCGCGATGTCTCGAACCTCGTAGTGCGATTGAAGAAGGAGGTGGCTGAAAAGGTCAAGCTGCCAGAAGGCTACTTCATCACCTTTGAAGGTGAGTTCCAGGCGCAGGAGGAGGCCACACAACGTATCGTTGTTTTCTCCTCGGTTGTCTTTGTGGCCGTCTTTTTGATGCTATTCGGTTACTTCCGTAGTGCGTCCCTGGCCCTTCAGGTTCTGGTGAACATACCGCTCGCGCTCATGGGCGGATTGGCCTTCACCTATCTGAAGTTGAACAACATCAGCATTGCCACGCTCGTCGGCTTTATTGCAGTCGGTGGGGTCGCCGCCCGCAATGGCATCATGATGATCTCTCATTACCTGCATCTCATGCAGCATGAGGGGGAAGGCTTTACCAAAAAGATGGTTATCCGAGGGACCTTGGAACGACTCGTTCCTGTGCTCATGACTGCGCTCAGTGCGGGTATTGGACTGATCCCACTGGTATTGGCGGCCGATCAACCGGGCAAAGAAATTTTGCACCCGGTGGCTGTCGTCATTGTCGGCGGCCTCATCTCATCAACCTTCCTCGATATGGCAATCACGCCTGCGATGTTTTGGCTGCTCGGCCGCAAAGCCGCGGCCAAAGCCATCGAGCTAGACGCCGCTGCCTCTCACTAA
- a CDS encoding efflux RND transporter periplasmic adaptor subunit — protein MKPSLSVFLFSFLAVSGLAYSAADPKRTANTVVLDETGVKNLRIETVEVEETDFEQTIFSLGRIEAIPAKIAAVSSRISGRVVELKVAPGDIVKKDDEVAKIESRQPGDPPPVVALKAPLAGLVTRVEKRLGDPLEPESSLLEITDLSEVFAVARVPEHQAGRMKEGTVAHIKVASLPNEKFDGELLRFGTSADKASGTIDAIFRLTNPGGLLRADMRAEFSIVLSKRSEVVSVPRAALQGEASNRFVYVKDFDLANAFVKTQVQVGEMNDRFVEITQGLLPADEVVTRGAYSLSFAGASSVSLKEALDAAHGHEHAADGGELTPEKKAELAAKNAGAGDNHGHDEGGASPLWMYASIVLLVLLLISIFAKKSGPGSAEEEETAVKSNKKEVH, from the coding sequence ATGAAACCATCTTTGTCAGTATTCCTATTTTCCTTTTTGGCGGTCTCTGGCCTCGCCTATTCCGCAGCAGATCCCAAGCGCACCGCAAACACCGTCGTGCTGGATGAAACTGGGGTGAAAAATCTTCGGATTGAAACCGTCGAAGTAGAAGAAACCGACTTCGAGCAGACCATTTTTTCACTAGGTCGCATTGAAGCCATTCCCGCTAAAATTGCTGCTGTCAGCAGTCGCATCTCAGGGCGTGTGGTGGAGTTGAAAGTTGCACCTGGGGACATAGTCAAGAAAGACGATGAAGTCGCCAAGATCGAAAGCCGTCAGCCCGGTGATCCACCCCCGGTTGTCGCTTTGAAGGCACCCCTAGCCGGTTTGGTCACACGTGTGGAAAAACGATTGGGAGATCCTTTGGAGCCTGAGTCTTCACTTCTTGAGATCACTGATCTAAGCGAGGTATTTGCTGTAGCACGTGTGCCAGAGCACCAGGCTGGGCGCATGAAAGAAGGTACGGTTGCGCATATAAAGGTCGCCTCCTTGCCAAATGAGAAATTCGATGGCGAACTGCTGCGCTTTGGCACGAGCGCAGATAAGGCCAGCGGCACGATTGATGCCATCTTCCGCCTGACCAATCCGGGCGGACTGTTGCGTGCTGACATGCGTGCGGAGTTTTCCATCGTCCTGAGTAAGCGCAGTGAGGTAGTCAGCGTCCCACGTGCCGCCTTACAAGGTGAGGCCAGCAATCGCTTTGTCTATGTGAAGGACTTTGATCTTGCAAATGCCTTCGTCAAAACTCAGGTGCAAGTCGGTGAGATGAATGACCGCTTTGTAGAGATCACCCAGGGTCTCCTTCCTGCGGATGAGGTCGTGACACGCGGCGCATATTCTCTATCCTTTGCCGGAGCCAGCAGTGTGTCTCTCAAGGAGGCTCTAGATGCAGCTCACGGGCATGAGCACGCTGCGGATGGGGGGGAACTGACGCCCGAGAAAAAGGCTGAATTGGCAGCCAAGAATGCTGGCGCTGGTGACAATCACGGACATGACGAGGGCGGAGCCAGTCCCCTGTGGATGTATGCATCCATCGTGCTGCTGGTTCTGCTTCTGATTTCCATCTTCGCCAAAAAGAGTGGCCCCGGTTCTGCCGAAGAGGAAGAAACCGCGGTGAAGTCTAACAAGAAGGAGGTTCACTAG
- a CDS encoding TolC family protein translates to MSMPWPSNFPAMKYSLALLILCSYASNASALTVSFNDVAPRVRGHHPSLKAARMAVEEARGRRLGAGRLSNPSMGVEFQNESRVSPRSTTFSIDQSFPITRRLSLEKRLTTQLVGAAELEVRDVERKLIAEAQTLVVQLISLNQQRELRKKQTELATKLSEFVKSRANAGELSLLDAAQAQVDAQRLLVEARRLQNESVSLLGTLKPMLGLSPSDSLTISGDVLAITIPGYVTGWTQRADYQLAQTRIAAAQTDTALAKARKYQDISAGFFAAREQQDVSSRQTERTGFVGFRISLPLPFWNRNQGEIAEKTASAERARLESEALGQMIVSEADTARKEMVANADLAKETRDRLLPMVIEQTAKLEKAYESGQADLLTILRAREQRLQLEAAALDSVRDFHLARIRYEAAVGKHAPAASATSGK, encoded by the coding sequence ATGTCCATGCCCTGGCCCTCAAACTTTCCAGCAATGAAATATTCTTTAGCTCTTCTAATACTGTGCTCATACGCCAGCAATGCATCGGCGTTAACTGTCTCTTTTAACGATGTTGCCCCGCGTGTTCGGGGCCATCACCCATCACTCAAAGCCGCCCGAATGGCCGTGGAGGAGGCTCGTGGACGGCGGCTAGGCGCTGGCCGACTCTCAAATCCTTCCATGGGCGTTGAGTTTCAAAATGAAAGTCGTGTCAGCCCAAGATCCACAACTTTTTCCATTGATCAATCCTTCCCCATCACCCGCAGGCTGAGCTTGGAGAAAAGGCTCACGACCCAGCTAGTCGGAGCCGCCGAACTGGAGGTGCGCGATGTCGAACGCAAGCTCATCGCTGAGGCACAGACCCTAGTCGTACAATTGATCTCTTTGAACCAGCAGCGAGAGCTGCGAAAGAAGCAAACGGAGCTTGCCACAAAGCTGTCTGAGTTCGTCAAAAGCCGAGCTAATGCAGGTGAGCTTTCGCTCTTGGATGCTGCTCAGGCTCAGGTAGATGCCCAACGGTTGCTGGTCGAGGCACGGCGGTTACAAAACGAAAGTGTGAGTCTGCTAGGCACCCTCAAACCCATGTTAGGGCTGTCCCCCTCAGATTCCCTCACGATATCTGGAGACGTTCTTGCCATCACGATTCCTGGCTACGTCACGGGCTGGACGCAGCGGGCAGACTACCAGCTTGCCCAAACGAGGATCGCTGCTGCACAGACTGACACAGCTCTTGCAAAAGCGCGCAAGTATCAGGACATCAGTGCAGGCTTTTTCGCAGCGCGTGAACAGCAGGACGTCAGTTCCAGACAGACTGAGAGAACCGGATTTGTTGGTTTTCGCATCTCTCTACCATTGCCATTCTGGAATCGCAATCAGGGAGAGATCGCAGAAAAGACAGCCAGTGCAGAGCGTGCCCGTTTAGAAAGTGAAGCGCTGGGTCAAATGATCGTTAGCGAGGCGGATACCGCACGGAAGGAAATGGTGGCAAATGCAGATCTGGCCAAGGAGACCCGCGACAGGTTGCTTCCAATGGTCATAGAGCAAACCGCTAAACTCGAAAAGGCCTATGAAAGCGGACAGGCGGACTTGCTCACCATCCTTCGCGCCCGTGAGCAACGTCTTCAACTTGAAGCTGCCGCTTTGGACTCAGTCCGAGACTTCCACCTCGCACGCATCCGGTATGAAGCTGCGGTAGGCAAGCATGCTCCCGCAGCTTCAGCAACATCCGGCAAATAG
- a CDS encoding DUF4186 family protein has product MPKKREKLDIKCTDFKCAEDEHCFSPKKPPKERRHSPSICTNCGASPIEWDLLHKRDINNISILVSSLKKEHIRAYFWRNDISWVSKRRPLMIGRQRLEKKVRLRLKKSIGLGHHFREGQQTPLLRDDDPIHYAQHATATCCRKCVFYWHGIPEERDLLQAELDYLEKVIWAYLNVKLPDLLNEENRVQSELDLSL; this is encoded by the coding sequence ATGCCTAAAAAAAGAGAAAAGCTGGATATTAAATGTACGGACTTCAAGTGTGCTGAAGACGAACATTGCTTCAGTCCCAAGAAACCACCGAAAGAAAGGCGCCACTCACCCAGCATTTGCACGAATTGTGGAGCATCTCCAATTGAGTGGGACTTACTCCATAAACGAGATATTAACAACATCAGTATACTGGTTAGTAGCCTGAAAAAAGAGCACATACGCGCATACTTTTGGAGGAATGACATATCGTGGGTATCAAAACGTCGCCCCCTCATGATAGGTCGCCAGCGACTGGAAAAAAAAGTTCGTTTGCGGCTTAAAAAATCCATAGGCTTAGGACATCACTTTCGTGAAGGACAGCAAACTCCCTTGCTGCGAGACGATGATCCTATTCATTACGCACAACATGCAACAGCAACCTGTTGTAGGAAATGTGTCTTTTATTGGCATGGTATCCCCGAGGAACGGGATCTCCTGCAAGCTGAACTGGATTACCTTGAAAAGGTGATTTGGGCATATCTAAATGTTAAATTACCAGATCTGCTCAATGAAGAAAACCGGGTTCAATCTGAACTGGATTTGTCATTATGA
- a CDS encoding helix-turn-helix transcriptional regulator — MIKNERQYRISKSQLDRFVERISEIGTSENAFAEIHRAAHQSEIDILSLQISEYEALVRGDISVFSVSSLDDLPSSLIKARIARGKTQKELAAILGLKEQQVQRWEADNYEAASLATLKSVATALNVGVASDLIVMKSASDMPRLFHRLAACGFDKAMLARILPANSYTALISGLGSGEAIWNALVELSSVFGIPIRRLLDADSSLPFVFGSRVRYKLRTNADSEKVDAFTVYAHYVAALACKACEHVPMIAIPQEWSSFRDAILADFGKISLQSVLDYTWNCGIIVIPICYSGAFHGAVWKIGGRHVIVVKQTTSQTARWLFDLLHEIGHVVNNHVSETSAVIEIEPIGQKESDTDDDETVANEWAEDVLFDGDSGRIEKAVVKAASGNVKMMKAAIEKVADTFEMDVGVLANHMAWRLADQQINWWGAAENLQKSLVAPDEIVRKGLLTHVNLAVLNEFDRDMFIRAIEKQ, encoded by the coding sequence ATGATCAAGAACGAAAGACAGTACCGCATATCAAAGAGCCAGTTGGATCGGTTCGTTGAAAGAATAAGTGAAATTGGCACTAGCGAAAATGCCTTCGCAGAGATTCACCGAGCTGCACATCAATCTGAAATTGATATACTTAGCCTCCAGATTTCAGAGTATGAAGCCTTAGTGAGGGGGGATATATCAGTATTTTCTGTTTCGTCACTAGATGATCTTCCTTCATCGCTAATTAAAGCCCGCATCGCCAGAGGCAAGACTCAAAAAGAACTGGCCGCAATATTGGGTTTGAAAGAGCAACAAGTGCAAAGATGGGAGGCAGATAACTATGAAGCGGCGAGCTTGGCAACTCTGAAATCTGTCGCTACAGCACTTAATGTTGGGGTAGCCAGCGATCTGATTGTAATGAAATCAGCAAGCGATATGCCGAGATTGTTCCATCGTTTGGCGGCTTGTGGATTTGATAAGGCAATGCTAGCCAGAATACTTCCAGCTAATTCTTACACTGCGCTAATATCTGGCTTGGGTTCGGGCGAGGCCATTTGGAATGCCTTGGTAGAACTTAGCTCAGTATTTGGTATACCAATTCGACGGCTACTCGATGCTGACTCATCGCTTCCATTTGTATTTGGCTCAAGGGTTCGATATAAATTGCGCACCAACGCAGACAGCGAGAAAGTCGATGCATTTACAGTTTACGCTCATTATGTCGCTGCGCTTGCGTGTAAAGCTTGTGAACACGTACCGATGATCGCTATTCCGCAAGAGTGGTCGAGTTTCAGAGATGCCATACTAGCAGATTTTGGCAAAATAAGCCTTCAGTCAGTTTTGGATTACACTTGGAATTGCGGGATTATTGTCATTCCTATTTGCTATAGCGGTGCATTTCATGGAGCTGTTTGGAAAATAGGTGGAAGACATGTAATAGTAGTCAAACAAACCACTAGCCAAACTGCTCGATGGTTATTTGATTTGCTTCATGAAATAGGACACGTAGTTAACAACCACGTCTCTGAAACATCAGCGGTGATCGAAATTGAACCCATTGGTCAAAAAGAGTCGGATACTGATGATGATGAAACTGTAGCAAATGAATGGGCAGAAGATGTTCTTTTTGATGGTGATAGCGGCAGAATCGAGAAAGCCGTGGTCAAAGCGGCCAGCGGTAATGTTAAGATGATGAAAGCCGCTATAGAGAAGGTTGCAGATACTTTCGAAATGGACGTAGGCGTACTTGCCAATCACATGGCCTGGAGGCTTGCGGATCAACAGATTAATTGGTGGGGAGCGGCCGAGAATCTTCAAAAAAGTCTGGTAGCCCCAGATGAGATCGTCAGAAAGGGTTTGCTCACTCATGTAAATCTTGCCGTACTAAATGAGTTTGATCGTGATATGTTTATTCGTGCAATAGAAAAACAATAA
- a CDS encoding DUF6932 family protein, whose protein sequence is MIPPHDQFGLLPPGLHWTADPNELAKRFAVGARRRRLFDGFIEGAYLLRLAGCRFVYLDGSFVTTKELPEDFDACWDPLGVQLEKLDPVFFDFNNFRQAQKARFGGEFFPSGAQAEGPARTFFEFFQINKDTGAPKGLVAFKLSSLQ, encoded by the coding sequence ATGATTCCGCCTCACGATCAATTCGGACTGTTGCCCCCAGGGCTGCACTGGACAGCTGACCCTAACGAGTTGGCCAAACGATTCGCAGTCGGAGCAAGACGACGTCGACTTTTCGACGGCTTCATTGAAGGTGCGTATTTGCTCCGATTGGCAGGCTGCCGATTTGTGTATCTGGATGGTAGTTTCGTAACAACTAAAGAATTACCGGAAGATTTTGACGCCTGCTGGGACCCATTAGGGGTACAACTTGAAAAGCTTGATCCAGTGTTTTTTGACTTCAATAATTTCAGGCAAGCTCAAAAAGCAAGATTTGGGGGAGAGTTTTTTCCGAGTGGAGCTCAAGCCGAAGGACCAGCACGAACTTTCTTCGAATTTTTTCAAATTAATAAAGATACCGGTGCTCCAAAAGGACTAGTGGCATTCAAACTTTCTTCACTCCAATGA